Part of the Hyalangium ruber genome, GGAGCCCACGAAGCCGTTGGACCCCTCCTTCAACTTCGGCGTCATCCAGTCGTAAGGAGGGCCTTACCCGGTTGCAGTCACCCTGGGTGCCGTGACGCGGGGGGCAGTCGTTCCCCCGCGCACCCCCGGGTTACTTCTTGCCAGGGGTGCCGGGCTTCTTCTCGGCTTTGCGCATCCGGGCGAAGAGCTTGATCATCGTATTCGTGCGGCAGAAGGTCGTGTGTTTCGCGGGCGCATAGCCCCGCTTGGTGACCTCGACCTTGATGGGCTTTCCCGGCAGACAGTCCAGCGTGAGCGACACCGGTGTGCCTCCCTGGTCACTGCCATCCACCTCGACGCTGACGCCCGAGGGCTCCGAGTCCACCATGAGAATGGCCGCCCCATCGAAGGAAGAGGTCTGCTCGGTGATGATCTCGTCCAGGTTCTGTGAGGGCT contains:
- a CDS encoding PEGA domain-containing protein codes for the protein MSNAQIPQQNGPSGLEQPPDERQGGLLVPRKAPEKSEPSPAMESGASRVASVLQFGAAGFGLVAATLFALPELSRSFEAPPVAVLNQPSYTTVTPTFNEPEPSQNLDEIITEQTSSFDGAAILMVDSEPSGVSVEVDGSDQGGTPVSLTLDCLPGKPIKVEVTKRGYAPAKHTTFCRTNTMIKLFARMRKAEKKPGTPGKK